The following coding sequences lie in one Aspergillus luchuensis IFO 4308 DNA, chromosome 8, nearly complete sequence genomic window:
- a CDS encoding NAD(P)-dependent alcohol dehydrogenase (COG:Q;~EggNog:ENOG410PJ3Q;~InterPro:IPR013154,IPR013149,IPR002328,IPR036291, IPR011032;~PFAM:PF00107,PF08240,PF13602;~go_function: GO:0008270 - zinc ion binding [Evidence IEA];~go_function: GO:0016491 - oxidoreductase activity [Evidence IEA];~go_process: GO:0055114 - oxidation-reduction process [Evidence IEA]) → MPPPEHFHGYLSHSPTTPLTYAPYTPKPFTPTDIEINITHCGICGTDLHTLRSGWGPNTTTYPCIVGHEIIGIVTRIGSSIPTYPNTTPLRIGDRVGIGAQTHSCLQPSCEECVAGKENYCPRITGTYNSRYWDNETGKRSDVIAYGGFARKWRGPAAFAFRIPERLESEVAAPLLCAGTTVFAPLRKYLGDGTDSGKGKTVAVVGIGGLGHLGIMFAKALGCERVIGISRSNGKREDAVKGLGADEFIATGEEKGWEKKWSRTVDLILCTVDGDDMPLGKYLRLLKAGGTFVLVGAPEKPLPRMRAFELIGKGVNVTGSNIGSREDIRCMLEVAAEKGVRPWVETRRMEEVNETLRDMEAGRARFRYVLVNGEERESRL, encoded by the coding sequence ATGCCACCCCCCGAACACTTCCACGGCTACCTCTCCCACTCCCCCACCACGCCCCTAACCTACGCCCCGTACACCCCGAAACCCTTCACTCCCACGGACATCGAAATCAACATAACCCACTGCGGCATCTGCGGCACCGACCTCCACACGCTCCGCTCAGGCTGGGGTCCCAACACAACGACCTACCCCTGCATCGTGGGCCACGAGATCATCGGCATCGTGACACGCATCGgctcatccatccccacctaccccaacaccacaccactACGCATCGGCGACCGAGTCGGCATCGGCGCCCAAACCCACTCGTGCCTACAGCCCTCATGCGAGGAATGCGTCGCCGGGAAAGAGAACTACTGTCCGCGCATCACGGGCACGTATAACAGCCGATACTGGGACAACGAGACCGGAAAGCGAAGCGACGTGATAGCGTACGGGGGATTCGCGCGGAAATGGCGCGGGCCTGCGGCATTCGCGTTCCGGATTCCGGAGAGATTAGAGAGTGAGGTTGCGGCGCCGTTGCTGTGTGCGGGGACGACGGTGTTTGCGCCGTTGAGGAAGTATCTTGGTGATGGGACGGATagtgggaaggggaagacggTAGCGGTGGTGGGGATCGGCGGACTGGGGCATTTGGGGATAATGTTTGCGAAGGCGTTGGGGTGTGAGCGGGTTATTGGGATATCGAGGAGTAATGGGAAGCGAGAGGATGCGGTGAAGGGGTTGGGGGCTGATGAGTTTATTGCgacgggggaggagaaagggtgggagaagaagtggagTCGAACGGTGGATTTGATTCTTTGTAcggtggatggcgatgatatGCCCCTTGGGAAGTATTTGAGGTTGTTGAAGGCCGGCGGGACGTTTGTGTTGGTGGGCGCGCCGGAGAAGCCGTTGCCGAGGATGAGGGCGTTTGAGTTGATTGGGAAGGGGGTTAATGTGACGGGGTCGAATATTGGGAGTCGTGAGGATATTAGGTGTATGTTGGAGGTTGCGGCGGAGAAGGGGGTCAGGCCGTGGGTGGAGACTAGGAGAATGGAGGAGGTTAATGAGACGTTGAGGGATATGGAGGCGGGGAGGGCGAGGTTTAGGTATGTGTTGGTtaatggggaggagagggagagtcgGTTGTAG
- a CDS encoding indoleamine 2,3-dioxygenase family protein (COG:E;~EggNog:ENOG410PJTQ;~InterPro:IPR037217,IPR000898;~PFAM:PF01231;~go_function: GO:0020037 - heme binding [Evidence IEA];~go_function: GO:0046872 - metal ion binding [Evidence IEA];~go_process: GO:0019441 - tryptophan catabolic process to kynurenine [Evidence IEA]) → MSPSRVPLPNSTVDRFPHIHDDPSTVPRSLDPFTITTSTGFLPYLTAPTKLPDVFQPLMSLLERMPVLKEDGSPGLLAKYELGPAVLAELPDLTDEIDKQVTPEGLPDLYMIAALFRDYSFLASAYILEPCWENWCKDPESGYGLGRDLLPKTVARPMYRCAQLLDIPPFLSYAAAYSLFNYTLAEPSKGLVYPNLRLVRAFENGLDPKSSEAGFILTHVDMVKYSSGLISGAVKVVDTVEQGGPRSVVNDGFREILESMEKIEAAMEGMYMLPTCISTLQLTITDMWANSKPQDYLSFRVFIFGITSQSMFPNGVVYDGVLDNKPLFFRGESGANDSMIPLLDHLCQIPMPSNPLTKVLHEFRAYRPLPHREFLAHINSKSEEVGVRNFALADTETAILLLKTLNHVRSFRWRHWLFAREYIIRRTPHPTATGGSPIVTWLPNQLSAVMDLMISVYDTYLAPQKGDGLGPDGQKGYDAYAKQVEPMMEMVRDQREKLAKEVEKWCQERGV, encoded by the exons ATGTCTCCCTCTAGAGTCCCCTTGCCCAACAGCACTGTGGATCGCTTCCCTCACATTCATGATGACCCTTCCACTGTGCCCCGGTCCTTGGACCCCTTCACtatcaccacctccactgGCTTCCTCCCTTACCTCACTGCCCCTACCAAGCTGCCTGATGTCTTCCAACCCCTGATGTCCCTGCTTGAGCGGATGCCAGTACTCAAGGAAGATGGCTCTCCAGGTCTGCTTGCCAAGTATGAGCTGGGCCCTGCTGTCCTGGCTGAGCTGCCTGACTTGACGGATGAGATCGACAAGCAGGTCACCCCTGAGGGGTTGCCGGACCTGTACATGATTGCTGCCCTGTTCCGGGACTATTCGTTCCTCGCTTCGGCTTATATCCTCGAGCCATGCTGGGAGAACTGGTGCAAGGACCCTGAGAGTGGCTATGGGCTGGGGCGGGACCTGTTGCCCAAGACTGTAGCTCGTCCCATGTACCGTTGTGCTCAGCT CTTGGACATTCCTCCCTTCTTGTCCTATGCAGCTGCATATTCCCTCTTCAACTACACCTTGGCCGAGCCATCCAAGGGCCTGGTCTACCCCAACCTTAGATTGGTCCGCGCCTTTGAAAACGGCCTCGACCCCAAGAGCTCAGAGGCAGGATTTATCCTGACCCATGTGGACATGGTCAAGTACTCGAGCGGCCTGATCAGCGGAGCTGTCAAAGTTGTCGACACCGTTGAGCAGGGTGGACCCCGCTCGGTAGTCAACGACGGGTTCCGAGAGATCCTGGAGTCGATGGAAAAGATCGAAGCAGCCATGGAGGGTATGTATATGCTTCCTACTTGTATCAGTACACTCCAGCTAACGATTACAGACATGTGGGCCAACTCCAAGCCCCAGGACTACCTCTCCTTCcgcgtcttcatcttcggaaTCACTTCTCAGTCCATGTTCCCCAACGGCGTCGTCTACGACGGGGTACTCGACAACAAGCCTCTTTTCTTCCGCGGAGAGAGTGGTGCAAACGATAGCATG ATCCCACTGCTCGACCACCTTTGCCAGATCCCCATGCCCTCCAACCCGCTCACAAAGGTGCTGCATGAATTCCGCGCCTACCGTCCGCTTCCCCACCGCGAGTTCCTCGCGCACATCAACTCCAAGTCGGAAGAGGTCGGGGTGCGCAACTTTGCGCTGGCAGATACCGAGACGGCTATTCTTCTCTTGAAAACTCTTAACCACGTGCGCAGCTTCCGCTGGCGACACTGGCTGTTTGCCCGCGAGTACATTATTCGCCGCACGCCGCACCCTACTGCTACTGGCGGAAGCCCTATTGTTACG TGGCTCCCCAACCAGCTGTCTGCTGTGATGGACTTGATGATCTCGGTCTACGACACGTATCTGGCGCCTCAGAAGGGGGATGGCCTTGGACCGGACGGACAGAAGGGCTACGATGCTTATGCAAAGCAGGTTGAgccgatgatggagatggtgcgCGACCAGCGGGAGAAGTTGGCGAAGGAGGTAGAGAAGTGGTGTCAGGAGAGGGGTGTATAG
- a CDS encoding esterase/lipase family protein (COG:I;~EggNog:ENOG410PHGN;~InterPro:IPR029058), with protein MRHAVAVSNGVRSIKFHSLSVRYPALRCLSSSACRHSPQHPSSPDALDPRLEDLGNVIRDEYAIIRENYNAPKHAVVLAHGLLGFAELRLAGRYLPGVQYWRGIKEALSMQGVRVITATVPPSASIEMRAEELARDIAAGAPGEHVNIIAHSMVSATVTCHYGSCC; from the exons ATGAGACATGCCGTTGCCGTGTCCAACGGCGTAAGAAGCATCAAATTTCATTCGCTCTCTGTCCGCTATCCAGCCCTGAGgtgtctttcttcctctgcgtGTAGGCACAGCCCACAACATCCCAGCAGCCCCGATGCTCTCGATCCGCGCCTGGAAGACCTGGGGAACGTTATCAGAGATGAATATGCGATAATTAGGGAGAACTACA ATGCCCCAAAACATGCAGTTGTTCTCGCGCATGGCCTGCTTGGATTCGCTGAGCTGCGTCTTGCTGGACGTTATCTTCCTGGAGTTCAATATTGGCGTGGTATCAAGGAAGCTTTATCGATGCAAGGGGTTCGGGTCATTACTGCCACAGTGCCTCCCTCCGCATCCATCGAAATGCGTGCTGAAGAATTAGCGAGAGATATCGCCGCCGGTGCACCCGGAGAACATGTAAATATTATTGC TCATAGCATGGTAAGTGCAACGGTTACCTGCCATTACGGGAGCTGTTGCTGA
- a CDS encoding triglyceride lipase (COG:I;~EggNog:ENOG410PHGN;~InterPro:IPR029058): MITHLKPTDFKVKSLTTIATPHRGSAVADFVLKQIGDDRLAQLYYALDRLKVETGAFAQLTRDYMTNTFNPATPDIEDVRYFSYGAAMQPSFWSVFRLSHRLLEQIEGYNDGLVSVASSKWGAYKGTLEGVSHLDLINWSNRLKWLAGEITGNRQRFNAIAFYLDIADMLAKEGL, from the exons ATGATCACTCATTTGAAGCCGACTGATTTCAAAGTAAAATCGTTGACCACGATTGCGACTCCCCATAGAG GCTCTGCTGTTGCAGACTTCGTCCTCAAGCAGATTGGCG ATGACCGCCTTGCCCAGCTGTACTATGCTCTAGACCGGCTCAAGGTAGAAACGGGCGCGTTCGCCCAACTAACTCGTGACTATATGACGAACACCTTCAACCCCGCAACGCCAGACATTGAAGACGTTCG ATACTTTTCGTACGGGGCGGCAATGCAGCCAAGTTTCTGGTCCGTCTTCCGTCTATCCCACCGTCTTCTGGAACAAATAGAAGGGTACAATGATGGACTTGTCAGCGTTGCCAGCAGCAAGTGGGGAGCATACAAGGGCACCCTGGAGGGCGTCAGCCACTTGGACTTGATCAACTGGAGCAATCGACTCAAGTGGCTGGCCGGAGAAATTACAGGCAACAGACAGAG GTTCAACGCCATTGCATTCTACCTTGATATTGCAG ACATGCTCGCTAAGGAAGGACTCTGA
- a CDS encoding uncharacterized protein (COG:S;~EggNog:ENOG410PH0B;~InterPro:IPR036864,IPR001138;~PFAM:PF00172;~go_function: GO:0000981 - DNA-binding transcription factor activity, RNA polymerase II-specific [Evidence IEA];~go_function: GO:0008270 - zinc ion binding [Evidence IEA];~go_process: GO:0006355 - regulation of transcription, DNA-templated [Evidence IEA]), with amino-acid sequence MALRRPHRKSRHGCLQCKRRRVKCDELRPSCSNCSKRLATCEYDSSASLLWTNEEPPSRIRSKKSSPAGVSQSESPAATTANSLNILGRWGDVFAASQAVPSLNITDLELMMQWCNSTHKSVSRGEHTDHIWRFRASEEAITHPFLMHGLLALSSLHIARTKHDTQKRPVYLSTAVAHQAQALALFRERLSDINSSNARAMFAFASVVVYYTFGLPHAPESSDPWANVDDLLQIFTLARGVQQILKQATSVIKNDEWSIIFKVEDLNEDYLRDAQSSLERLYELNNACGAQDDTHDIAAYENALDRLAEMLAEARTGMPSVSTSSRWAIRQLPEFMELLRERKPLALVILAYHCVVFHHLRDAWYMGDRGSRVARALWDILDDEWRPLIESHMLEIFGKTHPTNTPDTAGIGQQEID; translated from the exons ATGGCACTTAGAAGACCCCATCGCAAATCGCGCCACGGCTGCTTGCAATGCAAGCGAAGGCGGGTGAAG TGTGATGAATTACGACCCTCTTGTTCAAACTGCTCAAAACGTCTGGCAACCTGCGAGTATGACTCTAGCGCATCACTGCTATGGACAAATGAAGAACCCCCATCTCGCATACGGTCCAAGAAGTCTAGCCCAGCAGGGGTTTCCCAGTCTGAATCTCCTGCGGCTACGACTGCCAACTCCCTCAATATCCTGGGAAGATGGGGTGATGTATTTGCCGCCTCGCAAGCAGTCCCCAGCTTGAACATCACAGACCTGGAGCTGATGATGCAATGGTGCAACTCAACGCACAAAAGTGTGTCTCGGGGCGAACACACGGACCACATCTGGCGCTTTCGCGCTTCAGAGGAAGCAATTACGCATCCTTTCCTAATGCACGGGCTACTCGCGTTGTCCTCCCTGCATATTGCACGAACAAAGCATGATACCCAGAAGCGTCCGGTTTATCTCAGCACTGCCGTTGCACATCAGGCTCAAGCACTGGCCCTATTTCGCGAGAGGCTAAGCGATATCAACTCGTCTAATGCAAGGGCTATGTTTGCATTTGCCAGTGTTGTGGTCTATTATACCTTTGGCTTACCTCACGCACCCGAGTCTAGCGATCCCTGGGCAAACGTGGATGACCTACTTCAGATATTCACGCTCGCGCGTGGGGTTCAACAGATCCTGAAGCAAGCTACCTCGGTCATAAAAAATGATGAATGGAGCATAATCTTCAAGGTGGAAGACTTGAATGAGGACTACTTGAGAGACGCACAGTCAAGCTTGGAGCGGTTGTATGAGTTGAACAACGCTTGCGGGGCTCAAGACGACACCCATGACATAGCTGCTTACGAAAATGCACTTGACCGTCTAGCAGAAATGCTGGCTGAGGCGCGTACTGGTATGCCCTCTGTGTCGACTTCCAGTCGATGGGCAATCAGACAATTGCCTGAATTCATGGAACTCTTGCGGGAGCGCAAACCGCTAGCTTTGGTAATACTAGCGTATCATTGCGTTGTATTCCATCATCTGAGGGATGCATGGTACATGGGTGATCGGGGAAGCAGAGTGGCCCGAGCATTATGGGACATTTTGGACGATGAATGGAGGCCACTGATTGAGAGTCATATGCTGGAAATATTCGGGAAGACACACCCGACTAATACGCCTGATACAGCTGGAATAGGACAGCAGGAGATTGATTAA
- a CDS encoding putative nuclear pore complex subunit Nup85 (COG:S;~EggNog:ENOG410PMCG;~InterPro:IPR011502), which yields MSFKNSFESSPPSTPGHSRSVFSNLSETPAGAPPSASNSFTPQGHPHSSSMFGSSQMSSGSLFTKSGNINPNDSIFGSSIASTDFALPRGKKTTQTKSFAKSQSLFSITNGSRFAESSSFGNSNGFADSRMDDDATDQDAEGEEEDLPEEQAEQTNNAMDLGTTEKATGSRFSFLDSQLGDSISAPSAALGQRKSIYSNSTTQAKRPKLDEKWANQSPIRKGKLSPKKDSAMPSIVRNFASRSRVAAVEEPSEFIMHTEDEVCRMHDEVKKSDYNNTDFEVALSDSCDRLVDTWQAIANQDSAGQNPGTGIGPGDNASNIAKASFLASLLLRLHHPPQLAPKPSLLSPLGFPARNLLLAPARTNTPTPIPKLLLDWLDENHMPLTDELHALKEIDPNPTASPNFWELINAAVLRGHLSEAADLLRSADFNYARSALEDGLPQSGYRGAQLQNIQRCVNRALQVLDSCPSVQHGDWDIRGPEWATYRKRVIAAVTDLEEFAEGSEQASPEPPAAENRFQAVNFGLKPTAAAPMFSFAQNARMAESKVPWAIYQNLRSMYRIILGDTSVVMDHAEDWIEATIAMTVWWDGEDDEEGSSADLFSRLSRPNASPSSIRNAYLRRLDLAFSHATSAEPADAGFRVNSMSSLEVGLASVFEGNVDGVLELLQTWSLCVAAAVVEFASIGGWLEAGAGPKSMPGLSKNDLMVLSYGQAGDAPTRRVHKNDVISEYASGLSERTTLECETGVRQGWEMAIEILSRLDDREKLETSVADLLEKIPLTSVEQVDRVVQLCCEMDLDQHGRKVAERYGDNIVANSQEYGLALLCYARAHDRRKVKSIVDLLISYSLVQSRAFPESSDLDEQLEALIKNPKFGLGAIAHTDEEAATILQYYFSGYATLRRFYEIRDEAINLKEGQRPRFKPLARRRAAAQALVAVIGSAADSIYGGLYDPDRDAVVQVDGLLTLLGEALPFIGQSTPLLSVSQQFTILSAIEDLQTVTPRVYAQCEECFRSTLIQYHSSKRAHTSDSSVLPPSPRAMLKKSVSSLTASSTFSLIGNDIIESARTRSGSGSVGSSGVLVPRADADSPTTSTERGWDWRAGLPEDATGEDILRILRVGLAKGLSYGALGSI from the exons ATGTCTTTCAAAAACTCATTTGAGTCGAGTCCGCCGTCCACCCCCGGCCATTCCCGCAGTGTATTCAGTAATCTGTCAGAAACGCCGGCAGGCGCTCCGCCCTCCGCATCCAATTCCTTCACTCCGCAAGGCCATCCTCACTCCAGCAGCATGTTCGGCAGCTCCCAAATGAGCTCTGGCTCCCTTTTCACCAAGTCCGGgaacatcaaccccaacgatAGTATCTTCGGCTCCTCTATCGCTTCCACCGACTTTGCCCTCCCCCGAGGCAAGAAGACCACTCAAACCAAGTCCTTTGCGAAATCGCAATCGCTGTTCAGTATTACAAACGGCAGCCGGTTTGCCGAGTCGAGTAGCTTTGGAAATTCCAACGGCTTCGCGGATTCacggatggatgatgatgccaccGACCAAGATgcggagggtgaagaggaagatctgcCGGAGGAGCAAGCTGAACAGACCAACAACGCTATGGACTTGGGAACTACAGAAAAGGCCACAGGGTCTCGTTTCAGCTTCCTGGACTCCCAGCTTGGCGATTCTATCTCTGCGCCGTCCGCCGCGCTCGGCCAACGAAAGTCGATCTACTCAAATTCCACCACGCAAGCAAAACGCCCAAAGCTTGACGAAAAGTGGGCAAACCAGTCACCTATACGGAAGGGCAAGCTGTCGCCTAAGAAGGACTCCGCGATGCCGTCGATTGTGCGCAATTTCGCTTCGCGTTCGCGCGTGGCTGCCGTGGAAGAGCCAAGCGAGTTCATCATGCATACTGAGGATGAAGTCTGCCGCATGCACGATGAAGTGAAGAAGTCTGACTACAACAACACTGACTTTGAGGTTGCTCTGTCGGACTCTTGCGACAGACTCGTGGACACGTGGCAGGCAATCGCAAATCAGGATAGCGCTGGACAGAATCCAGGTACCGGCATCGGTCCTGGCGACAATGCTTCGAACATTGCGAAAGCAAGCTTCCTGGCATCCCTGCTCTTGCGgctccaccaccctcctcagTTGGCACCCAAGCCCAGCCTTCTAAGCCCCCTGGGATTTCCAGCGCGCAATTTATTACTGGCCCCCGCTCGGACGAATACCCCTACGCCCATACCCAAGCTCCTTCTTGACTGGCTTGATGAGAACCATATGCCTCTTACCGATGAGCTGCACGCATTGAAAGAGATTGATCCCAATCCTACGGCTTCTCCAAACTTTTGGGAATTGATTAATGCTGCTGTATTGCGTGGCCATCTCTCTGAGGCTGCGGACCTTTTGCGGTCGGCTGATTTTAATTATGCACGGTCCGCCTTGGAGGATGGGTTGCCGCAGTCAGGCTATCGTGGCGCACAGCTGCAAAACATTCAGAGGTGCGTCAACAGGGCCCTCCAGGTCCTTGACTCATGCCCCAGCGTGCAGCACGGGGATTGGGACATTAGAGGGCCCGAGTGGGCTACGTATAGAAAACGTGTGATTGCCGCCGTGACAGATTTGGAGGAGTTCGCTGAAGGCAGTGAACAGGCGTCTCCCGAGCCTCCAGCCGCGGAGAACCGCTTCCAGGCAGTCAACTTTGGATTGAAGCCCACGGCTGCTGCCCCGATGTTCTCTTTTGCTCAAAACGCACGCATGGCCGAGAGCAAAGTCCCGTGGGCCATCTACCAGAACCTTCGGTCCATGTACCGCATTATCCTCGGCGATACGAGCGTAGTCATGGACCACGCGGAGGATTGGATTGAGGCCACGATTGCGATGACCGTGtggtgggatggagaggatgatgaggagggttcCAGCGCCGACTTGTTTTCGAGATTGTCCAGACCCAACGCCTCCCCCAGCAGTATACGTAACGCCTACCTCCGCCGGCTTGACCTGGCCTTTAGCCATGCAACCAGCGCCGAGCCCGCCGACGCTGGTTTCCGCGTCAACTCGATGAGCAGCCTTGAAGTCGGACTTGCCTCCGTGTTTGAAGGCAACGTGGATGGTGTGCTAGAATTGCTTCAGACTTGGTCGCTGTGTGTAGCAGCTGCCGTGGTTGAGTTCGCGTCTATTGGCGGCTGGCTAGAGGCTGGGGCTGGTCCTAAATCTATGCCAGGCCTTAGCAAAAATGACCTGATGGTTCTTTCCTATGGACAGGCTGGTGATGCGCCTACGCGACGTGTTCACAAAAACGATGTGATTAGCGAGTATGCGTCTGGCTTGTCTGAGAGGACCACCTTGGAGTGCGAAACGGGCGTGCGACAGGGATGGGAGATGGCCATCGAGATCCTCAGCCGCTTGGATGACCGCGAGAAACTGGAGACGAGCGTTGCCGACCTGCTCGAAAAGATACCCCTGACCAGCGTTGAGCAGGTGGATAGAGTGGTGCAGCTGTGCTGCGAAATGGACTTGGATCAACACGGAAGGAAGGTCGCTGAG CGCTATGGTGATAATATCGTTGCAAACTCTCAAGAATATGGGCTTGCCCTTCTGTGCTATGCGCGCGCACACGACCGACGCAAGGTCAAGTCTATCGTCGACCTGCTCATCTCATACAGTCTTGTTCAGTCCCGCGCCTTCCCTGAATCCTCCGACCTGGACGAGCAGCTTGAAGCTTTGATCAAGAACCCCAAGTTTGGCTTGGGGGCGATTGCGCATACGGATGAAGAGGCTGCTACTATCCTCCAGTATTATTTCAGTGGGTATGCGACTCTGCGTCGCTTCTACGAGATTCGCGACGAGGCGATCAACCTTAAGGAAGGACAGCGACCTCGGTTCAAGCCTCTAGCCAGACGGCGAGCAGCGGCCCAGGCTTTGGTGGCGGTCATTGGCAGCGCGGCGGACAGCATCTACGGTGGTCTGTACGATCCGGATCGTGATGCTGTCGTCCAAGTCGATGGACTGTTGACATTGCTTGGCGAAGCCCTGCCCTTTATTGGCC AAtccactcccctcctctccgtctcccaACAATTCACCATTCTCTCCGCCATCGAGGACCTCCAGACCGTGACTCCGCGCGTCTACGCCCAATGCGAAGAATGCTTCCGCTCCACGCTCATCCAATACCACTCCAGCAAGCGCGCCCACACCTCCGACTCCTCtgtcctccctccctccccgcgCGCCATGCTCAAGAAGTCCGTCTCATCCCTCACCGCATCAAGCACCTTCTCCCTCATCGGCAACGACATCATCGAATCCGCCCGCACTCgttccggctccggctccgtcGGCAGCTCCGGCGTCCTCGTCCCTCGCGCGGACGCTGACTCCCCCACTACCTCCACCGAACGCGGCTGGGACTGGCGTGCCGGTCTACCAGAGGACGCAACGGGCGAGGATATCCTCCGTATTCTCCGGGTCGGTCTCGCGAAGGGATTGAGCTATGGAGCTCTTGGATCGATTTAG
- a CDS encoding uncharacterized protein (BUSCO:EOG09265PWR;~COG:C;~EggNog:ENOG410PR2G;~InterPro:IPR005124,IPR028987;~PFAM:PF03179;~go_component: GO:0016471 - vacuolar proton-transporting V-type ATPase complex [Evidence IEA];~go_function: GO:0042626 - ATPase-coupled transmembrane transporter activity [Evidence IEA];~go_process: GO:1902600 - proton transmembrane transport [Evidence IEA]) gives MSAQNSAGIQTLLDAEREAQKIVQQAREYRTKRIREAKSEAQKEIEEYRKQKEEEFKKFEAEHSSGYKKAEEDANKEAEVKLQEIKDAGNERGGKVIETLIHALVDVKPEPSEKIVIKA, from the exons ATG TCCGCTCAGAACTCCGCAGGCATTCAGACCCTCCTCGAT GCCGAGAGGGAGGCTCAGAAGATTGTCCAACAAG CCAGAGAAT ACCGCACGAAGCGCATAAGGGAGGCAAAGTCCGAAGCACagaaggagattgaggagtacagaaagcaaaaggaagaggagttcAAGAAGTTCGAGGCTGAG CACTCGAGCGGAtacaagaaggccgaggaggatgcgaACAAGGAGGCTGAGGTGAAGCTCCAGGAAATCAAGGATGCTGGCAACGAGAGAGGTGGAAAGGTTATTGAGACTCTTATCCATGCGCTGGTCGATGTGAAGCCCGAGCCGTCCGAGAAGATCGTGATCAAGGCATAG
- a CDS encoding uncharacterized protein (COG:S;~EggNog:ENOG410PSWN) — protein sequence MSLGFSSQSHRLTGYYPPAIQMATYEPSLVPNDPTLVGSRLSDYEGSVDEKLPSEQSASHVYQIHNTLFRNHYNVSNAQGKQLYRVENSSCRPKKPDLTFHAGSDENGPTVAVCKFLHFSRHPKVGLGDPNDINGIKYEDLLAQDHRHAKYRWQMTMQTARGPERHSFLCTRTHSVGIKEDHKTNSLSNRNFKLVDEQTGKVVGVFTNAVWKNRETGRLHMYVDYGQEFDLMALVTVLALYEKARRRRDSAAASGS from the coding sequence ATGAGTCTAGGATTTAGTTCTCAGAGCCACCGTCTAACAGGCTACTACCCTCCTGCTATACAAATGGCTACTTACGAACCTTCTCTGGTCCCCAATGACCCAACCTTGGTCGGTTCTCGGCTCTCCGACTATGAGGGATCTGTGGACGAGAAGCTTCCAAGCGAGCAAAGCGCTTCGCACGTCTATCAAATCCATAACACGTTGTTCCGAAACCATTACAATGTGTCCAACGCCCAAGGGAAGCAGCTCTACCGGGTGGAGAACTCCTCCTGCAGGCCCAAGAAGCCAGACCTTACCTTCCATGCAGGGTCCGACGAGAACGGCCCGACCGTGGCAGTCTGCAAATTCCTACATTTTTCAAGACATCCCAAGGTCGGTCTGGGCGATCCCAACGATATCAACGGTATAAAATACGAGGATCTGCTGGCGCAAGACCACCGACACGCCAAGTATCGTTGGCAGATGACGATGCAGACTGCCCGGGGCCCCGAACGGCACTCATTTCTCTGCACCCGGACACACTCGGTTGGGATCAAAGAGGACCACAAGACGAACAGCTTGAGCAATCGCAACTTCAAACTCGTTGATGAGCAGACCGGCAAAGTTGTGGGTGTATTTACCAACGCTGTTTGGAAGAACAGGGAGACAGGCAGGCTTCATATGTATGTGGATTATGGGCAGGAATTCGACCTTATGGCACTAGTCACAGTGCTAGCCTTGTACGAGAAAGCCCGGCGACGCAGggactctgctgctgccagtgGTAGttaa
- a CDS encoding protein PET117 (BUSCO:EOG09265K5D;~COG:S;~EggNog:ENOG410PSHG;~InterPro:IPR031568;~PFAM:PF15786;~TransMembrane:1 (i7-26o)), translating to MSRASKLTLAATGLGTAGIIYFVHWAQEQEKIGMHKAVELDMEKQRIRRERQAEFEMQRALEEEYRKLQKVSPSVDDPSGGKSNQGQTS from the exons ATGTCTCGCGCTTCCAAATTGACATTGGCCGCGACTGGTCTCGGTACGGCGGGGATCATCTACTTTGTTCACTGGGCACAGGAACAAGAGAAAATT GGGATGCACAAGGCGGTTGAGCTAGACATGGAGAAACAGCGTATCCGCAGGGAGCGACAGGCCGAGTTTGAGATGCAAAGGGCGTTGGAAGAAGAGTACCGGAAGCTACAGAAGGTCTCGCCCAGCGTTGATGATCCAAGCGGAGGGAAGTCGAATCAAGGACAAACATCATGA